Genomic window (Muntiacus reevesi chromosome X, mMunRee1.1, whole genome shotgun sequence):
TTTAGCAGTTATATCTGCCAGCCGATTTCCCCGTGCAGTGGGTGTATCTCCCTTTTGGTGGCCTGGGCAATGGATTATCTCTAGTTTCCTTGGTAAGAACAAGGCTTGTAGTAAAtctaatatttctcttttattttttatttctctgccttctgaagTCAGCAACCCCCTCCTTCTATATATTTCTCCATGTACATGTGCCGTGGCGAAGGCATACCGGCTATCAGTGTATATGTTGGCTTTCTTACCTTCCGCCTTCCTGAGTGCCTGCGTGAGGGCGATGAGTTCGGCCCTTTGGGCCGAGGTTCCCGGAGGCAGAGCGCTGGCCCAAACGACGTTTTCTCCGTCAACTACTGCAGCCCCGGCTTTCCGCTCACGCTCTAATAGGTAGCTGCTCCCATCCGTAAACCAGGTGATCTCTGCGTCTGCCAGTGGTTGGTCGGTGAGGTCTTTCCTGGTTCCATGTACTTCTGCCAGGATTTGCTGGCAGTCGTGTGGGGTCCCTTCTTGGGGATCTGGGAGGAGCGTAGCAGGGTTGAGGGCGGTGGCTGGACCGAAACGCACTCGCTCCGTATCTAGCAGCAAGGACTGGTAGTGAGTCATTCGGGCATTTGAGAGCCAGCGGTCTGGaggctggcggactatagtctctACAGCATGGGGTGCAGTTATTTTAAGGGGTTGGCCCATGGTTAATTTGTTAGAGTCTTTGATAAGTGTGGCAATGGCCGCCACCATCCGTAGGCATGGTGGCCAGCCTGCCGCTACATTGTCCAATCTTTTGGAGAGATATGCGATGGGCCTCTTCCAGGGTCCTAGCTTTTGAGTTAGTACCCCCTTAGCAATCCCTTGTTTTTCGTCTACGAAGAGCTCAAAGGGCTTGGATATGTCCGGGAGCCCTAGGGCTGGGGCACTCAAGAGGGCCTTTTTGATGTTATCAAATGCTGCTTGTTGGGCCTTTCCCCAAAGGAAGGGGGTGTTTTGCTTGGTTAGGGGGTAAAGGGGTGCTGCCATTTTTGCAAACCCGGGAATCCAAAGCCTACAGAATCCCGCAGTGCCTAGAAACTCTCTCATCTGGCGGGGAGTTGTTGGGGGCGGTATCTGTGATACCGTTTGTTTCCGGGCTTCTGTCAGCCATCGCTGTCCATTTTCTAGCTGGTACCCCAGATAATTCACTTTAGTTTGGCAAATTTGGGCTTTCTTTGCCGAGGCGCGGTACCCCAGTTCTCCCAGAGTCTCCAACAGGGCCCCCGTACCTTTGTTGCAATCCAGTTCCGTGGGGgccgccagcagcaggtcatctacATACTGCAGAAGCACCAGGGCGGGGTGTTGTGCCCGAAAGGCAGCCAGGTCTTGATGTAGGGCTTCATCAAACAGGGTGGGGCTATTTTTGAATCCTTGCGGTAGTCTAGTCCATGTCAGCTGCCCTGACAGGCCAGCTTCTGGATCTCTCCATTCAAAAGCGAACAAGGGTCGGCTTTGTGGACTTAGCCTCAGGCAAAAGAATGCATCTTTTAAATCCAATACCGTATACCAGGTATGGGAAGGGGGTAGGGTGCTAAGCAGATTGTACGGGTTCGGCACTGTTGGGTGGATGTCTTCTACCTGcttgtttatttctctcaagTCCTGCACTGGCCGGTAATCTCCCGTACCTGGCTTCTTGACAGGGAGTAGGGGAGTGTTCCAGGCTGATCTGCAGGGCTCAAGGACGCCCAGCTTGAGGAGCCGTTGTATATGGGGTCTGATTCCCttgtaagcctcctcagacatggggtactgtttcaccGAAATGGGCGTAGCCGAGGCTTTTAATTCGACAATGGGCGGCTGTCCCATCGCTAGCCCCATTCCTGCAGTCTCTGCCCAGGCTAGAGGGTACTTCCGTATCCAGTCTTGAATGGGACCCATTGGCAAGGTTTTGGACTTTAATAATTTGTATTCATCTTCTAACTTTATGGTCAAAATTTGAAGGGGGGCCCCTCTGGGTCCTGTAATGGAGGCCCCCTTTTCATGAAACTGAATTTGGGCTCCGACTTTAGAGAGAAGGTCCCTCCCCAACAAGGGGAACGGACAGTCCAGAACATGGAGGAAGGAATGAGTCACCTTACCAGAGGCCAGGTGCACCTTCCGTTCAGTAGTCCATCGGCACAGCTTTCCTCCTGTAGCTCCTTGTACCCACGCGGTCCTGGTGCTCATGGGTCCGTTGGTCTGGGTTAGTACAGAGTGCTGAGCTCCTGTGTCCACCATAAAGGTCACTGGCTGCCCCCCTATTTTTAATGTTACCCGgggctcgggggggggggggctcctggCCCTGACTGTCCTAATCTTTATCCAAGGACAAGACCTTGGAGGATTCTCTTCGCAAATCCCGTGGTTTCTTTGGGCAGTCTTTTATCCAGTGGCCTCTTTCTTTACAGTAGGCACATTGGTCATGGTCTATTCTCGGTCGCCTATTGCCTCCCAACCTATCTCTCCTTCCTGGCTCTGACCTAGGCTGAACTACGGTGGCCAAAATTCTGCTCAACTCTCATGCCTTTTTtctcgtttctcttctttttcttcctgttcttttctcaatctgtcctctctctcttcttgcacTTTCCTAAGcctttctgctctttcttctggagtttctctcttattgtaaatcttttctgcttctctcaTTAGATCCTGCAAGCTATAATCTTGAAGTCCTTCTaacttttgtaatttatttctaatgtccGGCGCCGACTGCCCTATGAAGGCCGTGGAGACATTTCCCCTATGCTCGGGGCTACTAGGATCGAAAGGGGTATACATACGGTATGCCTCCATGAGCCTTTCAAGGAAAGCCGCCGGGGTCTCCTCCGGTCCCTGTGTTACTGCTCTTACCTGGGCCAAATTGGTGGGGCATCTCCCGGCACCCTTGAGACCCGCGAGGAGAACCTGGCGATAGAGACGGAGCTGCTCCCTACCAGCAGGGGTGTTGTAGTCCCAGTCCGGACGCGTCAGGGGTAAGGCTGCATCAATTTCATTTGGAAGGAGAGTAGGGGCCCCGTTGGGCCCGGGCACGTTTTTTCTTGCTTCCAGGacaactctctgtctctcttctatgGTTAGCAGAGCCTGCAAAAGCTGTTGACAGTCATCCCAGGTGGGCTGATGGGTTAGTAAGATGGACTCAATTAGCCCCTTGAGGGCTGTTGGATCTTTAGAGAAGGGTGGGTTATGAGTCTTCCAGTTATACAAATCAGAGGCCGAGAATGGCCAGTATTGGACTTGGTTTCCTGGTCCCCCCACAGTCCTCAAGGGAAATAACTGGGACCTCCATTCTCCCGATCCTCCCTCTCCCTGATCTCTTCGTTGGCGCAACTGGGAGGCGACGGGGGATGAAGTATTAATCTCCCCGCTGGTCGCTGCTGGGCCGGTGGTGTCAGGGGAGTGGGCCTCAGGGGAGGTGGACGGGGGTGGCCTGGCCAGAGAACCtggtactggagggggttgataGGGAGGGGGAACTTCAGACAGGAGATCAATTAGAACTGGATCTTCCGGCGGGATGACTGGTTTCGTTTTGGCGgtcgatttttctttttctaaaatggggTAAAGAGAGGACTGGGCTGGTGGGGCCGTGGGTATATCGGCACCGGGAATCTTCGGCTTTTCTGCCACGAAAGGTGCCACCCAGGATGGCGGGTCCTGGGCCAGACTCTCCCAGGTAATTATGTAGGGGACTTGGTCAGGATGTCCATGAAGTCCTGTGTCAAACACCCGTTCTTTGATCTGCAAAATACAATCAATGTTAAAACTGCCCTCCTGAGGCCATCCCACATTGAAGGATGGCCACTCGGAGCCGCAAAGGGTTTGCCACTTTTTCCTCCTGATTTCTACTGACAGGTTACTGGCTCGTCCTTTGACGTCCTTCCAGTGCTCTAGAGTCAAACTTAGGGGGGTAGTTAGTCTGGGTCCCATGCCGGAGGGAAGGGGGACACAAAAGTACACCAACACACTGACAGTACAGACACACAGAATGCAGACCAGAAGCCCCGCGCGGCACAGTATCGGCGCCAAAGTTCAACCAAAGAATCAGACGGGGGCAGAGGCCGAAGTCGTTGACCCCCGGGGTTGAGGACCGCCTGCTCGTCCCCAGCCACCCAGAACGCCCCCGGAGCGTCCTCCAGGGTTGAAATTCGGAAGGCCTATGGACCCGTCGGTCTGCTTCACGAATTTCTACTAAGCCCGTATGGGTACCAAAACACAAAGCACAAAAggacaacagacaacacaaactTACTGCCGGCCGGACTTACCTCCTGCTGAGGTCTGGTATTGAATCCGGGGTCTCCTCGATCCCGGACGAGCCGCaaatgtaagacccaaacgtcaggtctctgttctggagaggagctcccgcgatTCAATAAaccagtccagcagatgcaatatgcaagaggctttattgtcggtttgcacaagccgggagactctagtctcctcggaggcagagtcgcaccgtatagcagtgtaagctgaccTTTATGGGCAGAAGTCACATtgttagcacatccagtacagtgaatgagtaacataaaagtaaaataatgtgtatcatatggggttatcttatctgtgagtacaggtgctggACGTCATTTGGTTCCGGAAAACAGTAGGCTTGTTTGTGCatttattgggaaacctatagacgttccgtttacatttttctatccttattttgcaaatggaaaattctgcgcaagtggaaaatttacacaggccagggaatttcatggtgtttttcagattctttcattaGGACAGTGGTCGTTGGAGGTGTGGAAGTCAGATGAGGGTGGAGGTGAATCTTGGGGTGCCATTGAAGGAATCTGGGTCCTGGATGCATTAGGACTGACTACAGAGCACAGAAATGGGAGTTACATACGTCGAGGGGAGATGGCAGGGAGGGGGGAGTCATCCTTGTGGATAGGGTGAAGGGGCGGGGAAGCCAGCCCATGGAGCTGCACAACAGACAGAGTGCGCATGCCCAAGGTTGCGCACTTTCCCGTCAGCCCCTGCGGTACAGTGTGTGCGAAATACACTGGGTGCCGAACTCTGCGCATCCCATCTTAGCTTTTGCTTCTTTCTGTTTGGCTGAGATCAACCGGGTAGGCCCCCGATATTTCCTGTCTGGAGTttaagtgtgcgtgtgtgtcagGCGGAGCCAGAGGGCTTTCGGCGGGTCAGGCGGTGCCATCTTTAACTTGTGAAGAGGAAAGCCTTCGAGTTCAGCGGCCATAGCTCTTGTTCTGATGGCAGGAGAGTTAGGGCAGTGGTTGGTGGAGGTGTGGGAGTCAGACGAAGGTGGGGGTGAATCGTGGGGTGCTATTGGAGGGATCTGTGTCCTGGAGGCCTTAGGACTGACGATGGAGCACAGAATCGGGAATTATACATGGAGGAgatgtggtgggggaggggaagggcgaGGGGGAGTCATGcttgtggagagggaggagggtcaGGGAAGCCAGCCAAGTGGCGCACTAGGGACATAGTGCGCATGCCCAGGGTTGCGCACTTCTACGTCGAGCCTTGCGGTGCTGTGTGTGCACTGTGGTCTGGGTGCCGAACTGTGTGCATCGCATCTTAGGTTTTGCTTCTGTTTGGCTGAGACCAACCGGGTAGGCCCGCTGATATTTCCTGTCTGGAGTTTTACTGTGCATGTGTGTCAGGGGGAGCCAGAGGCCTTTGGGCAGGTCAGGCGGTGCCATCTTTAACTTTTGAAGAGGAAGGCCCTCGATGTCAGCGGCCAGAGCTCTTGTCCTGGTAGCAGGAGAGTTAGGGCAGTGGGCGGCGGGGTTCAGGGAGTCAGATGAAGGTGGGGGTGAGTCTTGGGGTGCTATGGGAGGGATGTGGGGCCTGGAGGCCTTAGGACGGACGACAGAGCACAGAAACGGGAGTTATACATTGAGGAGTGGTGGCcacgggcgggggggggggggggggcggagggaGTCTTTGTTTAGGCCAGGGGGAACGGACGGGGATTCCAGCCCAGGTGGCGCACGAGAGACGTAGTGCGCATGCCCAGGGATGCGCACTTCCCCGTCGGCCATTGCCGTGCAGTGTGCAAGGTGGTCTGGGAGTCGAACCCTGCGCATCGCATCTTAAGCTTTCGCTTCTTTCTGTTTGGCCGAGACCAACAGGGTAGGCCCACCAAAATTTTCCTGTCTGGAGTTTACGTGTGCTTGTGTGTCAAGGGGAGCCAGAAGGCTTTGGGTGGGTGAAGGGGTGCCATCTTTAACTTTTGAAGAGGAAGGCTCTTGAGGTCATCTGCCATAGCTCTTGTCCTGGTGGCAGGAGAGTTAGGACAGTGGTCGTTGGAGGTGTGGAAGTCAGATGAGGGTGGGGGTGAATTTTGGGGTACTATTGAAGGGATCTGGGTCCTGGATGCATTAGGACTGACGACAAAGCACAGAAATGGGAGTTACATACATCGAGGGGagatggcggggggggggggggtagtcaTCCTTGTGGagaggggggaggggcagggaaagCAGCCCACGGAGCTGCACAACAGACATAGTGCGCATGCCCAAGGTTGCGCACTTTCCCGTCGGCCCCTGCGGTAGAGTGTGTGCGAGGTAGACTGGGTGCCGAACTCTGCGCATCGCATCTTAGCTTTCGCTTCTTTCTGTTTGGCTGACACCAACCGGGTAGGCCTGCTGATATTTTCTGTCTGGTGTTTTATTGTGCTTGTGTGTCAGGGGGAGCCAGAGGCCTTTGGGCAGGTCAGGCGGTGCCATCTTTAACTTTTGAAGAGGAAGGCCCTCGATGTCAGCGGCCAGAGCTCTTGTCCTGGTAGCAGGAGAGTTAGGGCAGTGGGCGGCGGGGTTCAGGGAGTCAGATGACGTTGGGGGTGAGTCTTGGGGTGCTATTGGAGGGATCTGGGTCCTGGAGGCCTTAGGATTGAGGACAGAGCACAGAAACGGGAGTTATACTTTGAGGGGAGGTGGCGGGTGAGGGGGCAGGGGGGTGTGTCATCCTTGCGGAGAGAAGGGAGGGGCGGGGAAACCAACCCAAGTGGCGCACCAGAGACACAGTGTGGATGCGCAGGGTTGTGCACATCGCCGTCGGCCTTTGCGGTGCAGTGTGCAAGGTGGTCTCGGTGTTGAACCCTGCGCATCGCATCTTAACTTTCGCTTCCTTCTGTTTGGCTGAGACCAACAGGGTAAGCCCACCGATATTTCCTGTCTGGAGtttaagtgtgcatgtgtgttaaggGGAGCCGGAGGGCTTTGGGCGGGTCAGGCGGTGCCATCTATAATTTTTGAAGAGGAAGGCCCTCGAGGTCAGCCGCCATAGCTCTTGTCCTGGTGGCAGCAAGGTTGGGACAGTGGGCGCTGGAGGTGTGGGCGTCAGATGAAGGTTGAGGGTGAGTCTTGGGGTGCTATTAGAGGGATCTGGGTCCTGGAGGCCTTAGGACTAAGGGTAGCGCAGAAAGGGGAGTTA
Coding sequences:
- the LOC136154467 gene encoding uncharacterized protein is translated as MADGEVRIPGHAHYVSPPQDSPPPSSDSLNPAAHCPNSPATRTRALAADIEGLPLQKLKMAPPDLPKGLWLPLTHMHSKTPDRKYQRAYPIKERVFDTGLHGHPDQVPYIITWESLAQDPPSWVAPFVAEKPKIPGADIPTAPPAQSSLYPILEKEKSTAKTKPVIPPEDPVLIDLLSEVPPPYQPPPVPGSLARPPPSTSPEAHSPDTTGPAATSGEINTSSPVASQLRQRRDQGEGGSGEWRSQLFPLRTVGGPGNQVQYWPFSASDLYNWKTHNPPFSKDPTALKGLIESILLTHQPTWDDCQQLLQALLTIEERQRVVLEARKNVPGPNGAPTLLPNEIDAALPLTRPDWDYNTPAGREQLRLYRQVLLAGLKGAGRCPTNLAQVRAVTQGPEETPAAFLERLMEAYRMYTPFDPSSPEHRGNVSTAFIGQSAPDIRNKLQKLEGLQDYSLQDLMREAEKIYNKRETPEERAERLRKVQEEREDRLRKEQEEKEEKREKRHES